Proteins encoded within one genomic window of Brassica rapa cultivar Chiifu-401-42 chromosome A09, CAAS_Brap_v3.01, whole genome shotgun sequence:
- the LOC117127861 gene encoding B3 domain-containing protein At3g25182-like: MNTYYGDLTETWSNFSLLVDTAALLHEQEHKPTCYTEKKKTVSRKEEDEHRMKRIFHLFRRKPRSSVKKPLQNPNGASSSSSQLFDLNKIPSDTQTKNPQNPSSLSTSSSCLTENNNTSSRKRRAAQEGKQRSFKKAKVSPLFTWEGKETPEWMIQLLRNTKGAADPMLIFEKTLFETDVKPSQSRLSIPFHKLIRNDFLTLAESRIIEEDISNREKMGLGAVLVDQGSKKWGVFLKRWEMNGSWNYALVCGWNDVVKANGLKDGDSISLWSFRCRGVLCFALVPLPM; the protein is encoded by the coding sequence ATGAATACGTATTACGGCGATCTCACGGAGACGTGGTCAAATTTCTCTCTCTTGGTGGATACTGCGGCTTTGCTGCACGAACAAGAACACAAGCCAACATGTTacacggagaagaagaagaccgtATCTCGAAAAGAAGAAGACGAACATAGAATGAAGAGAATCTTCCATCTTTTCCGAAGAAAACCAAGATCATCCGTAAAGAAGCCTCTTCAAAACCCTAACggtgcttcttcttcttcatcacaacTCTTCGATCTTAACAAGATTCCTTCAGATACTCAGACTAAAAACCCACAAAACCCTAGTTCCCTATCGACTTCCTCCTCATGCCTAACAGAGAACAACAACACAAGCAGCCGCAAGAGACGTGCCGCGCAAGAAGGAAAGCAGCGTAGTTTCAAGAAAGCAAAGGTGTCACCTTTATTCACATGGGAGGGGAAAGAAACGCCGGAATGGATGATCCAGTTGTTGAGAAACACGAAAGGAGCCGCAGACCCGATGCTTATCTTCGAGAAGACTCTGTTCGAAACCGATGTCAAACCAAGCCAGAGCCGTCTCTCGATCCCTTTCCACAAACTGATACGTAACGACTTCCTGACACTGGCTGAGTCGAGAATCATCGAGGAAGACATCAGCAACAGAGAAAAGATGGGTTTGGGGGCGGTTCTTGTTGACCAAGGCAGCAAGAAGTGGGGCGTGTTTCTCAAGAGGTGGGAGATGAATGGTTCTTGGAACTACGCTTTGGTTTGTGGGTGGAACGATGTTGTGAAGGCTAATGGATTGAAAGATGGAGACAGCATTAGTCTTTGGTCTTTCAGGTGCCGAGGAGTTCTCTGTTTTGCTCTTGTTCCTCTTCCCATGTGA
- the LOC103838556 gene encoding cell division cycle 5-like protein yields MRSMVKGGVWKNTEDEVLKAAMMKYGKNQWGRISSLSVRKSAKQCKARWNEWLDPSIKKTEWTREEDEKLLHLSKILPTQWRTIAPAVGRTPSQCLERYEKLLDASSCSKGYEAGGDPRKLRPGEIDPNPESKPARPDQVDMEDDEMEMLSEARARLANTRGKKAKRKAREKQIQEARSLGSLQKRRELIAAGIDDGKRRNRKGKGIDYSAEIAFEKRAPAGFYDTADEDRHADNH; encoded by the coding sequence ATGAGGAGCATGGTTAAGGGAGGCGTGTGGAAGAACACGGAAGATGAGGTCCTCAAGGCCGCCATGATGAAGTACGGTAAGAACCAATGGGGTCGGATCTCGTCTCTCAGCGTTCGCAAGTCAGCCAAACAGTGCAAAGCTCGCTGGAACGAGTGGCTCGACCCTTCTATCAAGAAAACCGAATGGAccagagaagaagatgagaagcTTCTACATCTTTCAAAGATTCTCCCTACTCAATGGAGAACAATCGCTCCCGCCGTGGGGCGCACGCCATCTCAGTGCCTTGAGAGGTACGAAAAGCTTCTTGATGCATCATCATGCAGTAAGGGTTATGAAGCAGGGGGTGATCCACGGAAGCTACGTCCTGGTGAGATTGATCCTAATCCAGAGTCGAAGCCTGCTCGTCCTGATCAAGTGGACATGGAAGATGATGAGATGGAGATGCTTTCTGAAGCTAGGGCTAGATTGGCTAACACTAGGGGGAAGAAGGCTAAAAGAAAAGCTAGAGAAAAGCAAATTCAGGAAGCTAGAAGTCTTGGTTCTCTTCAAAAGAGGAGGGAACTAATAGCAGCTGGGATTGATGATGGGAAGCGTAGGAACAGGAAGGGGAAGGGGATTGACTATAGTGCAGAGATTGCTTTTGAAAAGAGGGCACCTGCTGGATTTTATGACACTGCAGATGAAGATCGTCATGCTGACAACCATTGA
- the LOC117127858 gene encoding uncharacterized protein LOC117127858: MEVLCICGQWISKESLQWEFLVDLKRNASIISIEEDLLYEDLMKIVSEDFSVKEEEISLSYGFSLDMKCIIESFPPLSIGNTRQLRTFISKTRAFDGTCRLCVKVSTDPVSCNTQASDTFASTVPLNANPAILSTVQSEKQSLLYEGVSTVPLNALPDFSTDSASCNIQASDTFASTVPLNANPVILPTVQSEKQSFLYEGVSTVPLNALPDFSPVHIGLSPNTRVAGDIKVNSYFKTKRELMLRMKKWALEWKFEYKTVSSNKSRVLLSCVDENCTWRMRAIKLPVSDFFVVKKYVHEHTCDTTHRKANHRQASAKLLGSLISSNYGEKKEGLKPKQIIEQVRMLHGVHINYKQAWRVREEAQILVRGTPEDSYYNLSRWLYKITETNPGSLTYQHVDAAGKFKYAFVAFGPSIRGFSLMRRVIAVDGTFLKGKFNGTLLAACAQDGNYHLYPLAFAVVDAENGASWKWFFRGLSQKIPDASDLVFVSDRANSISSALEDVYPLSHHGICRIHLLRNITPTYAKTGLLPLVESAADAYTCHEFWLIFKDIKDKCPELAKYLEESDFRKWARSYAPANRYNIMTTNIAESLNSMLKMPRELPIISLLETIRLTMTTWFFERREAAAKHKHLVTPKVVQKLVSRLGAAMLLNVYQVDRSEFEVKNETMKFVVDLEKRHCTCNVFDIDKIPCIHAIAAAKHIKRDENRFVDASHLTETWAKAYAESIHPGGELSTSTYPENIDELSCPPPATKKKSGRPPTKRKRSVGEFGVPGSKSQSHKCSRCGTGGHNKITCQRPIG, encoded by the exons ATGGAAGTTTTGTGCATCTGTGGACAATGGATCTCAAAAGAATCTCTCCAGTGGGAGTTTCTTGTTGATTTGAAGAGGAATGCATCAATCATTTCCATAGAAGAAGATCTACTGTATGAAGATTTGATGAAGATTGTCTCTGAAGATTTTAGTGTTAAAGAGGAAGAAATCAGTTTGAGTTATGGTTTTTCATTGGATATGAAATGTATTATTGAAAGTTTCCCCCCACTCTCGATAGGTAATACTCGTCAGCTCAGAACTTTCATTTCCAAGACTAGAGCATTTGATGGAACCTGTCGTTTGTGTGTTAAG GTTAGTACTGATCCAGTTAGCTGTAACACTCAAGCTTCTGATACATTTGCTTCTACTGTTCCATTGAATGCCAATCCAGCGATTCTTTCTACTGTGCAGAGTGAAAAACAG AGTCTTCTATATGAAGGTGTTTCTACAGTTCCTCTGAATGCTCTTCCGGATTTTAGTACTGATTCAGCTAGCTGTAACATTCAAGCTTCTGATACATTTGCTTCTACTGTTCCATTGAATGCCAATCCAGTGATTCTTCCTACTGTGCAGAGTGAAAAACAG AGTTTTCTATATGAAGGTGTTTCTACAGTTCCTCTGAATGCTCTTCCGGATTTTAGCCCTGTCCATATTGGACTTTCACCAAACACGAGAGTAGCTGGCGATATTAAGGTGAATAGCTATTTTAAGACAAAGAGAGAGTTGatgttgaggatgaagaaatGGGCTTTAGAGTGGAAGTTTGAGTACAAGACTGTCTCTTCTAACAAGTCAAGAGTGCTTTTGAGTTGTGTTGATGAAAATTGCACGTGGAGGATGCGTGCTATCAAGCTAcctgtttcagattttttcgtTGTTAAAAAGTATGTTCATGAGCATACATGCGATACAACACACAGGAAAGCCAACCACAGACAAGCATCTGCAAAGTTGTTGGGTTCTTTGATTTCCAGCAATTATGGAGAAAAAAAGGAAGGTCTCAAACCGAAACAGATCATTGAACAGGTCAGGATGCTGCATGGTGTTCACATCAATTACAAACAAGCTTGGAGAGTGAGAGAAGAAGCTCAGATTTTGGTTAGAGGGACTCCTGAAGACAGCTATTACAATTTGTCTAGGTGGTTGTATAAAATCACAGaaacaaaccctggttccttgaCTTATCAACATGTTGATGCTGCAGGAAAGTTCAAGTATGCATTTGTGGCTTTTGGTCCATCGATAAGGGGATTTTCATTGATGAGGAGAGTTATTGCAGTAGATGGTACATTTCTGAAGGGAAAATTCAATGGGACTTTATTGGCAGCTTGTGCTCAAGATGGGAATTATCATCTATATCCTCTCGCCTTTGCAGTGGTTGACGCAGAAAACGGCGCCTCTTGGAAATGGTTCTTTAGAGGTTTGAGCCAGAAGATCCCGGACGCTTCGGATCTTGTTTTTGTATCAGACAGGGCTAACTCCATTTCTTCAGCGTTGGAGGATGTATATCCCTTATCTCACCATGGAATTTGCAGGATCCATCTGCTCCGCAACATCACTCCTACATATGCGAAGACTGGGTTGCTACCTCTGGTGGAAAGCGCTGCTGATGCCTATACGTGTCACGAGTTCTGGTTAATCTTCAAGGACATAAAGGATAAATGTCCTGAATTGGCTAAGTATCTGGAAGAGTCTGATTTTAGGAAGTGGGCACGAAGCTATGCGCCTGCGAACAGGTATAATATCATGACTACCAACATTGCAGAGTCTCTCAATTCTATGTTGAAGATGCCTCGTGAGTTGCCCATTATCTCTCTCCTTGAAACTATCAGATTGACGATGACCACTTGGTTTTTTGAGCGACGCGAAGCGGCTGCGAAACATAAGCACCTGGTTACTCCAAAAGTTGTTCAGAAATTGGTATCTAGGTTAGGGGCCGCAATGTTGTTGAATGTGTATCAAGTTGATCGAAGCGAGTTTGAGGTGAAGAATGAAACAATGAAGTTTGTTGTTGACTTGGAGAAGCGGCATTGCACATGTAATGTTTTCGACATTGACAAGATCCCCTGCATCCATGCCATCGCTGCTGCTAAGCATATCAAGAGAGATGAAAACCGTTTTGTTGATGCTTCTCACTTGACAGAAACGTGGGCTAAAGCTTATGCTGAAAGCATACATCCTGGTGGAGAGTTGTCAACGTCCACCTATCCAGAGAATATTGATGAACTGTCTTGCCCACCTCCAgctaccaaaaagaaaagtggACGCCCTCctacaaagagaaagagatccgTTGGCGAGTTTGGGGTTCCTGGATCTAAATCTCAGTCCCACAAGTGCAGCAGATGTGGCACAGGAGGGCACAACAAGATCACATGCCAGAGGCCTATAGGATGA
- the LOC117127859 gene encoding uncharacterized protein LOC117127859, translating to MGDEANKDLDDMADLSKRGYKFKIRDWRNMSVDLYGANEEIRRASLLFGNGGMSQASTSYQEESLESKINRISEMVGDNLRIMNDRLCLIEKDRKQIKERVTNLEKLQRVTSYETPNNETDTTPFHETASRQGEANADQADEQLNNEDTREPMNEITKETPGSPIAQQNIETPVLTPIQTQQETHELMNEIISPNISDTQPNTRARRNLLTEQNKDVESRVQNPFEIGANVEISSQDDNTCHKWYPGNVLATYLVDGVEMVKVEYFVPSLDEKKRKRSVETRVSIDRIRPQPPPERSGAKKSYELMQDVEAFDNGAWCAGKVKVILFDGSCFVSLNNSKEQIYFHHSEMRKPRKWVDGVWEMTKKMEEEQTQSVNPSEGDGDKKGKAKAVACKKNEAAGPSEDGVGKMAKEMEVKQGKSVKPSQDDHAKKGKPHVGKKKKANAQPVDLLPFLQREEKRPIRPRNPPIPVTPEVILPIDPFVTPEFPRFSRLAHWMDLRGIYRVPFYINGKEIEKEFFQKMDDAENNLNKEVINTLFCLLFDCVICLGRG from the exons ATGGGAGACGAAGCTAATAAAGATCTGGATGACATGGCCGATTTATCCAAGAGAggttataagtttaaaattagagATTGGCGAAACATGTCAGTAGACCTATACGGTGCTAATGAAGAAATAAGAAGAGCATCTTTACTGTTTGGGAATGGAGGGATGAGTCAAGCTTCTACTTCGTATCAGGAGGAGTCTTTGGAATCAAAGATCAACAGAATCAGCGAGATGGTGGGAGATAATTTAAGGATCATGAACGATCGTTTGTGTTTGATTGAAAAAGACAGGAAACAGATTAAAGAACGTGTGACAAACCTAGAGAAACTACAAAGAGTTACTTCatatgaaactccaaacaatgag ACTGACACAACTCCATTTCATGAGACGGCTTCCAGACAAGGTGAAGccaatgcagatcaagcagatgaacaacttaacaatgag GATACACGAGAGCCTATGAATGAGATCACGAAAGAGACACCTGGTTCTCCAATAGCTCAACAGAATATTGAGACTCCAGTCCTTACTCCAATTCAGACGCAGCAG GAGACTCACGAGCTTATGAATGAGATCATTTCACCAAACATTTCCGACACACAGCCAAATACCCGAGCTCGCAGAAATCTTTTAACAGAGCAAAATAAG GATGTAGAAAGCAGAGTTCAAAATCCCTTTGAGATCGGAGCAAATGTGGAGATTTCATCACAAGATGACAATACTTGTCATAAATGGTATCCAGGAAATGTGTTGGCAACATATTTGGTTGATGGGGTTGAGATGGTGAAAGTTGAGTACTTCGTCCCGTCTCTGGAcgaaaagaagaggaaaaggagtgTTGAGACACGTGTATCAATTGACAGAATACGTCCTCAACCACCACCTGAGAGATCTGGAGCGAAGAAAAGTTATGAGCTAATGCAGGACGTGGAGGCGTTCGACAATGGTGCCTGGTGCGCTGGAAAAGTTAAAGTCATTTTGTTTGATGGCTCGTGTTTTGTCTCTTTGAACAATTCTAAAGAACAAATTTACTTCCACCATTCTGAGATGCGAAAACCAAGAAAATGGGTAGATGGTGTTTGGGAGATGacaaaaaag ATGGAAGAAGAGCAGACGCAGAGTGTGAATCCAAGTGAAGGAGATGGTGATAAAAag GGGAAGGCGAAGGCTGTCGCTTGTAAGAAAAATGAAGCAGCTGGTCCATCAGAAGATGGTGTTGGGAAAATGGCAAAAgag ATGGAAGTAAAGCAGGGTAAGAGTGTGAAACCAAGTCAAGACGATCATGCAAAAaag gggAAGCCACAtgttggtaagaagaagaaagcaaatgcTCAGCCAGTAGATTTGCTTCCTTTTCTACAGCGAGAAGAGAAGAGGCCAATACGACCTAGAAACCCTCCTATACCTGTAACACCTGAGGTAATCCTTCCAATTGATCCATTTGTGACACCTGAATTTCCTCGGTTTTCAAGGCTTGCACACTGGATGGATCTACGGGGCATATATCGTGT accgttttatatcaatggaaaagaaattgaaaaagagTTCTTTCAAAAAATGGACGATGCAGAAAACAATCTCAACAAAGAGGTAATCAACACTCTGTTCTGTCTTCTATTTGATTGTGTGATATGTTTAGGAAGAGGTTGA